One window of the Staphylococcus equorum genome contains the following:
- a CDS encoding demethylmenaquinone methyltransferase gives MADNKAKKEQVHDVFQNISGKYDRLNNIISFEQHKTWRKRVMKEMNVKPGSKALDVCCGTADWSISLSKAVGPTGEVIGVDFSENMLEVGKGKTQDMHNIQLVHGDAMNLPFEDNEFDYVTIGFGLRNVPDYLATLKELYRVLKPGGMVVCLETSQPTTPVFKQGYKLYFKFIMPIFGKIFAKSKDEYEWLQQSTFDFPDKEKLKRLFTQAGFSNIKIRSFTGGVAAMHLGYK, from the coding sequence ATGGCAGATAATAAAGCAAAAAAAGAACAAGTACATGACGTTTTTCAAAATATTTCTGGCAAATACGATCGCCTAAATAATATTATTAGCTTTGAGCAACATAAGACTTGGAGAAAACGGGTTATGAAAGAAATGAACGTTAAACCTGGTAGTAAAGCTTTAGACGTATGTTGTGGTACTGCTGATTGGTCTATCTCACTCAGTAAGGCTGTAGGCCCCACAGGCGAAGTCATTGGTGTAGATTTCAGTGAAAACATGCTCGAAGTCGGCAAAGGTAAAACACAAGATATGCATAATATACAACTTGTACATGGCGATGCAATGAATCTACCATTTGAAGACAATGAATTTGATTATGTAACCATTGGATTTGGTTTACGTAATGTACCTGACTATTTAGCTACACTTAAAGAATTATACAGAGTGCTTAAACCAGGCGGTATGGTTGTCTGTTTAGAAACTAGCCAACCTACAACACCAGTATTCAAACAAGGTTATAAACTCTATTTTAAATTTATAATGCCTATTTTCGGTAAAATTTTTGCAAAATCCAAAGATGAGTATGAATGGTTACAACAATCTACTTTTGATTTTCCAGATAAAGAAAAGTTAAAACGTCTGTTTACTCAAGCAGGTTTCAGTAATATAAAAATACGTAGCTTTACAGGTGGCGTTGCAGCGATGCACCTTGGCTATAAATAA
- a CDS encoding polyprenyl synthetase family protein translates to MSKLNMNSEIKKIEKRLEQSLISNDKVLEDASYHLFSSGGKRVRPAFVILSSQFGKEMNEDVYRVAVALELIHMATLVHDDVVDKSDKRRGSLTIAKKWDQNTAILAGNFLLASALEHISSIEDNRIHSVISNAIVEVCMGELFQFQDQFNGYQTITSYLRRINRKTALLIQLSTEVGAIASGADLKTVHNLKMIGHYIGMSFQIVDDILDFTSTEKKLGKPVGSDLMNGHITLPVLLEMRKHPEFKAQIQQLTPDTDQETFDYCIQRIQSSDVIQESQVISDKYLEKALNLLDQLESEAAKPLFKKLIKKVGKRNL, encoded by the coding sequence GTGTCAAAGTTAAACATGAATAGTGAAATAAAGAAAATCGAAAAGCGATTAGAACAATCTCTTATAAGCAATGATAAAGTACTAGAAGATGCTTCTTATCATTTGTTTTCTTCAGGTGGTAAACGCGTTAGACCTGCCTTTGTAATTTTAAGTAGCCAGTTTGGTAAAGAAATGAATGAGGATGTTTATCGTGTAGCTGTTGCGCTTGAATTAATTCATATGGCAACTTTAGTTCACGATGATGTCGTAGATAAGAGTGATAAACGTCGAGGAAGCTTGACTATAGCTAAAAAGTGGGATCAAAATACTGCTATTCTTGCCGGTAACTTTTTACTTGCATCAGCGCTTGAACATATTTCTAGCATTGAAGATAACCGTATTCATTCGGTGATTTCAAATGCCATCGTTGAAGTATGTATGGGGGAGCTATTTCAATTTCAAGATCAATTTAATGGTTATCAAACAATCACGAGTTATTTGCGCAGAATTAATCGCAAAACAGCATTACTGATACAATTATCTACAGAAGTAGGTGCGATTGCTTCTGGTGCTGATTTGAAAACAGTTCATAATTTAAAAATGATTGGTCATTATATTGGCATGAGTTTTCAAATTGTTGATGATATCCTCGATTTTACAAGTACAGAAAAAAAATTAGGGAAACCAGTTGGTAGTGATTTAATGAATGGTCATATCACTTTACCTGTATTATTAGAAATGAGAAAGCACCCAGAGTTTAAAGCACAAATACAACAACTTACTCCAGATACAGATCAAGAGACGTTTGACTATTGTATCCAGCGCATTCAATCATCTGATGTTATACAAGAATCACAAGTAATCAGTGATAAATATTTAGAAAAAGCATTAAACCTACTTGATCAATTGGAAAGCGAAGCTGCTAAACCTTTATTTAAGAAATTAATTAAAAAAGTGGGGAAAAGAAATTTATAA
- the ndk gene encoding nucleoside-diphosphate kinase yields MERTFLMIKPDAVQRNLVGEIISRIERKGLKLVGGKFMTVPQSLAEEHYAEHTDKPFYNKLIDFITSAPVFAMVVEGEDAVNISRHIIGKTNPSEATPGTIRGDLGLTVGRNIIHGSDSVESAKKEINLWFKVEELSDYTGSREAWLYE; encoded by the coding sequence ATGGAAAGAACATTTCTAATGATCAAACCAGACGCGGTACAACGCAATTTGGTAGGAGAAATCATTTCTCGTATTGAACGTAAAGGACTAAAGCTTGTAGGCGGTAAATTTATGACTGTACCACAGTCACTTGCAGAAGAACATTATGCAGAACACACAGATAAACCGTTCTATAACAAATTGATTGACTTCATCACTTCTGCACCAGTTTTCGCTATGGTAGTTGAAGGTGAAGATGCAGTAAATATTTCGCGTCATATTATTGGTAAAACTAATCCATCTGAAGCTACACCAGGCACTATTAGAGGAGACTTAGGTTTAACTGTAGGTAGAAACATTATTCATGGTTCAGACTCGGTAGAATCAGCTAAAAAAGAAATTAACCTTTGGTTTAAAGTTGAAGAATTAAGTGATTATACTGGATCACGTGAAGCATGGTTATACGAATAA